In Triplophysa rosa linkage group LG7, Trosa_1v2, whole genome shotgun sequence, the following proteins share a genomic window:
- the orc1 gene encoding origin recognition complex subunit 1 isoform X2 — protein MSRYITRQRMRRIYRWNGEPVGEDRKLKRLYHESMTISVDGRTENATVSLGQYILIEGDYDDNPFVAQLLKLYYDDSGKKKTALVQWFVRMCEIPQNKRKLLGRDSHPQEIFYYRDRSCDNEVDAETILSAVQIEYVPPEAPFPEGKSKDILFVKLLWDTKAFRALSSEILQPPLSPKSPPSSSRGPPARVLPTPDLTVMKRAMSVPLTRGSMSTGKISLEAESLHSASKLSAAKALSAKRRSRATSGPHVRKKLDLCSLSKNMTRDDVLEEILDEPKGTGKTLTSKLNTSPTGRISISIRLTPLNEPISPAAQENDGESNRTRTPSRRKDSTALKEPTLAALAEEDHEDSPVLTAATPRSKRKSAQVVSSRIRKQLNLLGNKGDLQSDGEDDDDDCFVPAKIDLQSSSDEEAEANIDSEDELVVKRRRGSWTPRSTEKTRTSARTPRKTPSKKTAPATPRTPRTPRHATPSIPSRSAPARKPGNVLEEARARLHVSSVPESLPCREQEFQDIYNFVESKVIDGTGGCMYISGVPGTGKTATVHEVIRSLHQASEQDEIPQFRFIEINGMKMTDPHQAYVQILQKLTDQKATPDHAAALLEKRFSAPAPKKETTVLLVDELDLLWTRKQNVMYNLFDWPTRRNARLVVLTIANTMDLPERIMINRVASRLGLTRMSFQPYTFKQLQQIITSRLNRLKAFEEDALQLVSRKVAALSGDARRCLDICRRATEICEHSAGLQKGSGLVGMSHVMETLDEMFSSSYVTAIRCASLQEQLFLRAVIAEFRRLGLEEATFQQVFVQHQALCRVEGLQPASVSEGLAVCQRLGSCRLLLLEGSRLDLLLRIRLNVSQDDVLYALKAD, from the exons ATGAGCCGCTATATCACAAGACAGAGAATGAGAAGAATTTACAGATGGAATGGAGAGCCAGTTGGTGAGGACAGAAAACTGAAAAGATTGTACCACGA ATCCATGACCATTTCTGTGGATGGAAGGACTGAAAACGCAACAGTGTCTTTAGGCCAGTACATTCTTATTGAGGGAGATTATGACGACAATCCTTTTGTGGCCCAACTTCTCAAACTGTACTATGATG ATTCAGGAAAAAAGAAGACTGCTCTGGTCCAGTGGTTTGTGCGGATGTGTGAGATACCTCAGAACAAACGAAAGCTCTTGGGTAGAGACTCTCATCCTCAAGAGATATTTTATTACCGCGACCGCTCGTGTGATAATGAAGTGGATGCCGAGACCATTCTTTCAGCAGTACAG atCGAGTATGTCCCTCCTGAAGCTCCTTTCCCAGAGGGCAAAAGCAAAGACATCCTGTTTGTCAAACTCTTATGGGATACCAAAGCCTTCCGAGCATTGAGCTCTGAGATATTGCAACCACCTCTGAGCCCTAAATCTCCCCCATCGTCATCACGAGGGCCTCCGGCTCGTGTTCTTCCTACCCCGGACCTCACAGTAATGAAGCGGGCCATGTCGGTCCCCCTCACCCGTGGCAGCATGAGCACCGGAAAAATCAGCTTGGAGGCGGAGTCTCTTCATTCGGCCTCCAAACTCTCCGCGGCTAAAGCTCTCAGTGCAAAGAGGAGAAGCAGGGCCACCTCCGGGCCCCATGTTCGCAAGAAACTTGACTTGTGCA GTCTGAGTAAAAACATGACCCGAGATGATGTTCTGGAAGAGATTCTTGATGAACCCAAAGGGACGGGGAAAACACTGACATCCAAGTTGAATACTTCTCCTACGGGCCGCATTTCCATTTCTATTAGACTGACTCCGCTCAATGAGCCTATCTCTCCAGCTGCACAGGAGAATGACGGAGAATCCAA CAGGACAAGAACTCCATCCAGGAGGAAAGATTCCACTGCACTTAAAGAGCCAACTTTGGCAGCTCT AGCCGAAGAAGACCATGAAGATTCACCCGTTCTGACAGCTGCCACTCCTCGATCCAAGAGGAAGTCTGCTCAGGTTGTGTCCTCACGCATCAGAAAGCAGCT aAATTTGCTGGGAAACAAGGGTGACCTGCAGTCAGATGGTGAAGATGACGATGATGACTGCTTTGTACCTGCAAAGATTGACCTTCAGAGCAGCAGCGATGAGGAAGCGGAGGCAAATATCGACAGTGAAGATGAACTCGTGGTGAAGAGGCGCAGGGGTTCCTGGACACCACGCTCAACAGAGAAAACCCGCACTTCTGCGAGGACTCCACGTAAAACGCCTAGCAAAAAG ACTGCTCCAGCCACTCCACGCACTCCACGCACACCACGTCACGCCACTCCCAGCATTCCCAGCAGGAGTGCGCCAGCCAGGAAGCCAGGGAACGTTCTGGAAGAAGCGCGAGCACG GTTACATGTGTCTTCAGTCCCAGAGTCTTTGCCCTGTCGAGAACAAGAGTTCCAAGACATCTACAACTTTGTGGAAAGTAAAGTCATTGATGGGACCGGAGG GTGTATGTATATCTCAGGTGTTCCTGGTACCGGTAAGACTGCCACAGTCCATGAGGTGATCCGGTCCCTTCACCAGGCCTCAGAACAAGACGAGATCCCTCAGTTCCGCTTCATTGAAATCAATGGGATGAAAATGACAGACCCTCATCAGGCTTATGTACAGATACTGCAG AAACTGACTGATCAAAAAGCAACACCTGACCATGCTGCTGCCCTACTAGAGAAACGTTTCAGTGCCCCAGCACCCAAAAAAGAGACTACTGTGCTTCTAGTCGATGAG CTTGACCTCTTGTGGACCCGGAAACAGAACGTGATGTATAACTTGTTTGATTGGCCAACCAGACGCAATGCTCGCCTGGTGGTGCTAACCATCGCAAACACTATGGATTTGCCTGAGAGGATCATGATAAATCGTGTGGCCAGTCGATTG GGTCTGACAAGAATGTCCTTCCAGCCATATACCTTCAAACAGTTACAACAAATCATCACATCAAGACTGAACCGATTGAAAGCCTTTGAAGAAGATGCTCTACAGCTGGTGTCAAGAAAG GTAGCAGCACTCTCTGGTGATGCACGACGTTGCCTTGATATTTGCAGAAGGGCCACTGAGATTTGTGAGCACTCTGCTGGTCTGCAGAAAGGCAGTGGATTGGTTGGAATGAGTCATGTGATGGAGACTTTGGATGAGATGTTCTCCTCTTCCTACGTCACAGCCATTAG GTGCGCCTCTCTTCAGGAGCAGCTCTTTTTGAGAGCTGTTATTGCAGAGTTTCGCCGGCTGGGTCTGGAAGAGGCCACTTTCCAACAG GTGTTTGTTCAGCACCAGGCTCTGTGTCGTGTGGAGGGTCTGCAGCCGGCAAGCGTGTCTGAAGGATTGGCGGTCTGTCAGAGACTTGGTTCTTGTCGTTTGCTTCTCCTTGAGGGCAGCCGTCTGGACCTGCTGCTGCGTATCCGACTCAACGTTAGTCAGGACGATGTGCTTTATGCTCTGAAGGCTGACTGA
- the mpl gene encoding thrombopoietin receptor isoform X2 — protein MEPKLTWWILSCLISQVHLDLSVQEISLLDTDKNPKCFTWDLESFTCFWESTVGKSFYFLYKFEGSEEERRCDVKQQLLKNEEVLNVCDFPPSDVLLFIETQIRVIDIDTSSTVYNRNVSVEIQLLLYPPSNITLRPTGEVGQMLVEWKPPKQLWEKAQYEIRYHSKTKQKSKELVSGSSHKLTSLVPGENCTMQMRVRIVKGFWSDWSSNVTAMVPQSSDDIQLWCHTADLNQLLCEWSTEIYEGRYNLHYRQTNRSSWGSWKVCSEEHNTVSQCVLYGEESTVYKIYLSTGLEQFGRTFYMKTFSMNSTIQTEPPRRLWAQTEGGRLCLNWDPPLMMISQYLMYQIQYKLQGDNGWKGSEYTIQVKARPDGSIYSGYWSDWTEPLTVHLPSGKDWIFIICLPLALLIMAFASISLFSRYFSKVKQTLWPSVPNLNKVLESILTDFNGSHWEPTINIKQCEDDTYTSVVEILSEAVVAGKPCKVSTCLSVPEQAFLVGEKESFVEDLEIAQDYVLLKNNDTIPCFKGNNYVYRDLAFSHLTVEKLNCSRSLETTTNILNHSYLLLSEQPELQEHHSARRYTNLEITARACITNGE, from the exons ATGGAGCCAAAGCTCACCTGGTGGATACTTTCTTGTCTGATCAGTCAGGTGCATTTAGACCTCTCAGTGCAAG AAATTTCACTCCTGGATACAGATAAGAACCCAAAATGTTTTACCTGGGATTTAGAAAGCTTCACTTGCTTTTGGGAATCAACAGTGggaaaatcattttattttctctacaAATTTGAGGG ctctgaagaagaaagaaggtGTGATGTGAAACAACAGCTTTTAAAGAACGAAGAGGTCCTAAATGTTTGCGACTTCCCACCTAGCGATGTGTTACTGTTCATCGAGACACAGATAAGAGTTATAGATATTGACACCAGCTCAACCGTCTACAACCGCAATGTCAGTGTGGAAATCCAAC TTCTTCTGTATCCTCCCTCAAATATAACGCTCCGCCCGACTGGAGAGGTTGGGCAGATGTTAGTTGAATGGAAACCACCAAAACAATTGTGGGAAAAGGCACAATATGAAATTCGTTATCAttctaaaacaaaacagaaaagcaaAGAACTG GTGTCAGGGTCGTCTCATAAGCTCACCTCTTTGGTTCCAGGAGAAAACTGCACAATGCAAATGAGAGTCAGGATTGTAAAAGGGTTTTGGAGTGATTGGTCAAGTAATGTAACTGCTATGGTTCCACAATCTTCAG ATGACATACAATTGTGGTGCCACACTGCTGATCTGAACCAATTATTATGCGAATGGAGTACAGAAATATATGAGGGCAGATACAACCTACATTACAGGCAAACAAACAG AAGTTCGTGGGGCAGTTGGAAGGTGTGTTCAGAAGAGCACAACACTGTCAGTCAGTGTGTGCTGTATGGTGAAGAGTCCACTGTCTATAAGATTTATCTCAGCACTGGTTTAGAACAATTTGGTCGAACCTTTTACATGAAGACGTTCAGTATGAACAGCACCA TCCAAACAGAGCCTCCAAGAAGACTGTGGGCACAAACTGAAGGAGGAAGGCTTTGTTTAAATTGGGATCCACCCCTAATGATGATTTCTCAATATCTAATGTACCAGATCCAGTATAAACTTCAAGGAGACAATGGGTGGAAG GGAAGTGAATACACCATCCAGGTCAAAGCACGGCCTGATGGATCGATCTATAGTGGATACTGGAGTGACTGGACGGAACCTCTCACTGTCCACTTACCTTCAGGCAAAG ATTGGATCTTCATCATCTGCCTACCACTGGCTTTACTTATCATGGCTTTTGCAAGCATCTCCTTGTTCTCCAGATATTTCAG TAAGGTCAAGCAGACTCTGTGGCCATCAGTCCCGAACCTGAACAAGGTGTTAGAGAGcatcctgacagatttcaatGGATCACACTGG GAGCCAACAATCAACATCAAGCAATGTGAAGATGACACTTATACATCAGTGGTGGAGATTCTATCAGAAGCTGTGGTTGCAGGAAAACCATGTAAGGTATCCACCTGTCTTTCAGTCCCTGAGCAGGCCTTCTTGGTTGGTGAAAAGGAGAGTTTTGTGGAGGATTTGGAGATTGCACAAGATTACgtacttttaaaaaacaacgATACAATCCCATGCTTTAAAGGGAATAACTATGTGTACAGAGATCTTGCTTTTTCTCATTTGACTGTTGAAAAACTCAACTGCAGCCGCTCTCTAGAAACCACCACCAATATTCTTAACCATTCATATCTCCTTCTGTCTGAACAACCTGAGCTTCAAGAACATCATTCAGCCCGTCGCTATACAAACTTGGAGATAACAGCGAGAGCCTGTATAACAAATGGAGAGTAA
- the orc1 gene encoding origin recognition complex subunit 1 isoform X1, whose translation MSRYITRQRMRRIYRWNGEPVGEDRKLKRLYHESMTISVDGRTENATVSLGQYILIEGDYDDNPFVAQLLKLYYDDSGKKKTALVQWFVRMCEIPQNKRKLLGRDSHPQEIFYYRDRSCDNEVDAETILSAVQIEYVPPEAPFPEGKSKDILFVKLLWDTKAFRALSSEILQPPLSPKSPPSSSRGPPARVLPTPDLTVMKRAMSVPLTRGSMSTGKISLEAESLHSASKLSAAKALSAKRRSRATSGPHVRKKLDLCSLSKNMTRDDVLEEILDEPKGTGKTLTSKLNTSPTGRISISIRLTPLNEPISPAAQENDGESKLQPLGEPPLGTDRTPRKREATPRKASLRGQTTRTPSRRKDSTALKEPTLAALAEEDHEDSPVLTAATPRSKRKSAQVVSSRIRKQLNLLGNKGDLQSDGEDDDDDCFVPAKIDLQSSSDEEAEANIDSEDELVVKRRRGSWTPRSTEKTRTSARTPRKTPSKKTAPATPRTPRTPRHATPSIPSRSAPARKPGNVLEEARARLHVSSVPESLPCREQEFQDIYNFVESKVIDGTGGCMYISGVPGTGKTATVHEVIRSLHQASEQDEIPQFRFIEINGMKMTDPHQAYVQILQKLTDQKATPDHAAALLEKRFSAPAPKKETTVLLVDELDLLWTRKQNVMYNLFDWPTRRNARLVVLTIANTMDLPERIMINRVASRLGLTRMSFQPYTFKQLQQIITSRLNRLKAFEEDALQLVSRKVAALSGDARRCLDICRRATEICEHSAGLQKGSGLVGMSHVMETLDEMFSSSYVTAIRCASLQEQLFLRAVIAEFRRLGLEEATFQQVFVQHQALCRVEGLQPASVSEGLAVCQRLGSCRLLLLEGSRLDLLLRIRLNVSQDDVLYALKAD comes from the exons ATGAGCCGCTATATCACAAGACAGAGAATGAGAAGAATTTACAGATGGAATGGAGAGCCAGTTGGTGAGGACAGAAAACTGAAAAGATTGTACCACGA ATCCATGACCATTTCTGTGGATGGAAGGACTGAAAACGCAACAGTGTCTTTAGGCCAGTACATTCTTATTGAGGGAGATTATGACGACAATCCTTTTGTGGCCCAACTTCTCAAACTGTACTATGATG ATTCAGGAAAAAAGAAGACTGCTCTGGTCCAGTGGTTTGTGCGGATGTGTGAGATACCTCAGAACAAACGAAAGCTCTTGGGTAGAGACTCTCATCCTCAAGAGATATTTTATTACCGCGACCGCTCGTGTGATAATGAAGTGGATGCCGAGACCATTCTTTCAGCAGTACAG atCGAGTATGTCCCTCCTGAAGCTCCTTTCCCAGAGGGCAAAAGCAAAGACATCCTGTTTGTCAAACTCTTATGGGATACCAAAGCCTTCCGAGCATTGAGCTCTGAGATATTGCAACCACCTCTGAGCCCTAAATCTCCCCCATCGTCATCACGAGGGCCTCCGGCTCGTGTTCTTCCTACCCCGGACCTCACAGTAATGAAGCGGGCCATGTCGGTCCCCCTCACCCGTGGCAGCATGAGCACCGGAAAAATCAGCTTGGAGGCGGAGTCTCTTCATTCGGCCTCCAAACTCTCCGCGGCTAAAGCTCTCAGTGCAAAGAGGAGAAGCAGGGCCACCTCCGGGCCCCATGTTCGCAAGAAACTTGACTTGTGCA GTCTGAGTAAAAACATGACCCGAGATGATGTTCTGGAAGAGATTCTTGATGAACCCAAAGGGACGGGGAAAACACTGACATCCAAGTTGAATACTTCTCCTACGGGCCGCATTTCCATTTCTATTAGACTGACTCCGCTCAATGAGCCTATCTCTCCAGCTGCACAGGAGAATGACGGAGAATCCAA GCTACAGCCTCTTGGGGAACCACCACTTGGCACAGACAGAACTCCCCGGAAGAGGGAAGCGACCCCTAGGAAAGCAAGTCTAAGAGGCCAGAC GACAAGAACTCCATCCAGGAGGAAAGATTCCACTGCACTTAAAGAGCCAACTTTGGCAGCTCT AGCCGAAGAAGACCATGAAGATTCACCCGTTCTGACAGCTGCCACTCCTCGATCCAAGAGGAAGTCTGCTCAGGTTGTGTCCTCACGCATCAGAAAGCAGCT aAATTTGCTGGGAAACAAGGGTGACCTGCAGTCAGATGGTGAAGATGACGATGATGACTGCTTTGTACCTGCAAAGATTGACCTTCAGAGCAGCAGCGATGAGGAAGCGGAGGCAAATATCGACAGTGAAGATGAACTCGTGGTGAAGAGGCGCAGGGGTTCCTGGACACCACGCTCAACAGAGAAAACCCGCACTTCTGCGAGGACTCCACGTAAAACGCCTAGCAAAAAG ACTGCTCCAGCCACTCCACGCACTCCACGCACACCACGTCACGCCACTCCCAGCATTCCCAGCAGGAGTGCGCCAGCCAGGAAGCCAGGGAACGTTCTGGAAGAAGCGCGAGCACG GTTACATGTGTCTTCAGTCCCAGAGTCTTTGCCCTGTCGAGAACAAGAGTTCCAAGACATCTACAACTTTGTGGAAAGTAAAGTCATTGATGGGACCGGAGG GTGTATGTATATCTCAGGTGTTCCTGGTACCGGTAAGACTGCCACAGTCCATGAGGTGATCCGGTCCCTTCACCAGGCCTCAGAACAAGACGAGATCCCTCAGTTCCGCTTCATTGAAATCAATGGGATGAAAATGACAGACCCTCATCAGGCTTATGTACAGATACTGCAG AAACTGACTGATCAAAAAGCAACACCTGACCATGCTGCTGCCCTACTAGAGAAACGTTTCAGTGCCCCAGCACCCAAAAAAGAGACTACTGTGCTTCTAGTCGATGAG CTTGACCTCTTGTGGACCCGGAAACAGAACGTGATGTATAACTTGTTTGATTGGCCAACCAGACGCAATGCTCGCCTGGTGGTGCTAACCATCGCAAACACTATGGATTTGCCTGAGAGGATCATGATAAATCGTGTGGCCAGTCGATTG GGTCTGACAAGAATGTCCTTCCAGCCATATACCTTCAAACAGTTACAACAAATCATCACATCAAGACTGAACCGATTGAAAGCCTTTGAAGAAGATGCTCTACAGCTGGTGTCAAGAAAG GTAGCAGCACTCTCTGGTGATGCACGACGTTGCCTTGATATTTGCAGAAGGGCCACTGAGATTTGTGAGCACTCTGCTGGTCTGCAGAAAGGCAGTGGATTGGTTGGAATGAGTCATGTGATGGAGACTTTGGATGAGATGTTCTCCTCTTCCTACGTCACAGCCATTAG GTGCGCCTCTCTTCAGGAGCAGCTCTTTTTGAGAGCTGTTATTGCAGAGTTTCGCCGGCTGGGTCTGGAAGAGGCCACTTTCCAACAG GTGTTTGTTCAGCACCAGGCTCTGTGTCGTGTGGAGGGTCTGCAGCCGGCAAGCGTGTCTGAAGGATTGGCGGTCTGTCAGAGACTTGGTTCTTGTCGTTTGCTTCTCCTTGAGGGCAGCCGTCTGGACCTGCTGCTGCGTATCCGACTCAACGTTAGTCAGGACGATGTGCTTTATGCTCTGAAGGCTGACTGA
- the mpl gene encoding thrombopoietin receptor isoform X1, translating into MEPKLTWWILSCLISQVHLDLSVQEISLLDTDKNPKCFTWDLESFTCFWESTVGKSFYFLYKFEGSEEERRCDVKQQLLKNEEVLNVCDFPPSDVLLFIETQIRVIDIDTSSTVYNRNVSVEIQLLLYPPSNITLRPTGEVGQMLVEWKPPKQLWEKAQYEIRYHSKTKQKSKELVSGSSHKLTSLVPGENCTMQMRVRIVKGFWSDWSSNVTAMVPQSSDDIQLWCHTADLNQLLCEWSTEIYEGRYNLHYRQTNRSSWGSWKVCSEEHNTVSQCVLYGEESTVYKIYLSTGLEQFGRTFYMKTFSMNSTIQTEPPRRLWAQTEGGRLCLNWDPPLMMISQYLMYQIQYKLQGDNGWKIFTVPSSKISTCLDVQQGSEYTIQVKARPDGSIYSGYWSDWTEPLTVHLPSGKDWIFIICLPLALLIMAFASISLFSRYFSKVKQTLWPSVPNLNKVLESILTDFNGSHWEPTINIKQCEDDTYTSVVEILSEAVVAGKPCKVSTCLSVPEQAFLVGEKESFVEDLEIAQDYVLLKNNDTIPCFKGNNYVYRDLAFSHLTVEKLNCSRSLETTTNILNHSYLLLSEQPELQEHHSARRYTNLEITARACITNGE; encoded by the exons ATGGAGCCAAAGCTCACCTGGTGGATACTTTCTTGTCTGATCAGTCAGGTGCATTTAGACCTCTCAGTGCAAG AAATTTCACTCCTGGATACAGATAAGAACCCAAAATGTTTTACCTGGGATTTAGAAAGCTTCACTTGCTTTTGGGAATCAACAGTGggaaaatcattttattttctctacaAATTTGAGGG ctctgaagaagaaagaaggtGTGATGTGAAACAACAGCTTTTAAAGAACGAAGAGGTCCTAAATGTTTGCGACTTCCCACCTAGCGATGTGTTACTGTTCATCGAGACACAGATAAGAGTTATAGATATTGACACCAGCTCAACCGTCTACAACCGCAATGTCAGTGTGGAAATCCAAC TTCTTCTGTATCCTCCCTCAAATATAACGCTCCGCCCGACTGGAGAGGTTGGGCAGATGTTAGTTGAATGGAAACCACCAAAACAATTGTGGGAAAAGGCACAATATGAAATTCGTTATCAttctaaaacaaaacagaaaagcaaAGAACTG GTGTCAGGGTCGTCTCATAAGCTCACCTCTTTGGTTCCAGGAGAAAACTGCACAATGCAAATGAGAGTCAGGATTGTAAAAGGGTTTTGGAGTGATTGGTCAAGTAATGTAACTGCTATGGTTCCACAATCTTCAG ATGACATACAATTGTGGTGCCACACTGCTGATCTGAACCAATTATTATGCGAATGGAGTACAGAAATATATGAGGGCAGATACAACCTACATTACAGGCAAACAAACAG AAGTTCGTGGGGCAGTTGGAAGGTGTGTTCAGAAGAGCACAACACTGTCAGTCAGTGTGTGCTGTATGGTGAAGAGTCCACTGTCTATAAGATTTATCTCAGCACTGGTTTAGAACAATTTGGTCGAACCTTTTACATGAAGACGTTCAGTATGAACAGCACCA TCCAAACAGAGCCTCCAAGAAGACTGTGGGCACAAACTGAAGGAGGAAGGCTTTGTTTAAATTGGGATCCACCCCTAATGATGATTTCTCAATATCTAATGTACCAGATCCAGTATAAACTTCAAGGAGACAATGGGTGGAAG ATTTTCACAGTCCCCAGTTCCAAGATCAGCACATGTTTGGATGTCCAACAGGGAAGTGAATACACCATCCAGGTCAAAGCACGGCCTGATGGATCGATCTATAGTGGATACTGGAGTGACTGGACGGAACCTCTCACTGTCCACTTACCTTCAGGCAAAG ATTGGATCTTCATCATCTGCCTACCACTGGCTTTACTTATCATGGCTTTTGCAAGCATCTCCTTGTTCTCCAGATATTTCAG TAAGGTCAAGCAGACTCTGTGGCCATCAGTCCCGAACCTGAACAAGGTGTTAGAGAGcatcctgacagatttcaatGGATCACACTGG GAGCCAACAATCAACATCAAGCAATGTGAAGATGACACTTATACATCAGTGGTGGAGATTCTATCAGAAGCTGTGGTTGCAGGAAAACCATGTAAGGTATCCACCTGTCTTTCAGTCCCTGAGCAGGCCTTCTTGGTTGGTGAAAAGGAGAGTTTTGTGGAGGATTTGGAGATTGCACAAGATTACgtacttttaaaaaacaacgATACAATCCCATGCTTTAAAGGGAATAACTATGTGTACAGAGATCTTGCTTTTTCTCATTTGACTGTTGAAAAACTCAACTGCAGCCGCTCTCTAGAAACCACCACCAATATTCTTAACCATTCATATCTCCTTCTGTCTGAACAACCTGAGCTTCAAGAACATCATTCAGCCCGTCGCTATACAAACTTGGAGATAACAGCGAGAGCCTGTATAACAAATGGAGAGTAA